A genomic window from Montipora capricornis isolate CH-2021 chromosome 8, ASM3666992v2, whole genome shotgun sequence includes:
- the LOC138014288 gene encoding uncharacterized protein, with product MSVTKDEVSDLIQANNHQLMASFKEMLMDTAGQIKHANETSTEQQMKEIKKLKFQEPNKFRRKANEDQYKFNLKLAETFDSAKSAAEKSNLQKVKLLVERQKHILLADKSEYGWSTVEEYKQHDLAADSEDEKRIYSAERRARAVMSSRKRKKSSAMAATKRSSPLRGSVSSPSSQFQTQSHQPATATSGFLPRGPNVGTCFACGKTGHWRSCWPR from the coding sequence atgtcggttaccaaagaCGAAGTGTCCGACCTAATTCAAGCCAACAACCATCAGTTAATGGCCTCCTTTAAGGAGATGCTCATGGACACTGCAGGTCAAATTAAGCATGCCAACGAAACTTCGACAGAACAGCAAATGAAAGAGATcaagaaattgaaatttcaagaaccGAACAAGTTTAGAAGAAAAGCCAACGAAGACCAGTATAAGTTCAATCTCAAACTTGCGGAGACCTTCGACAGCGCCAAGTCCGCCGCCGAGAAGTCCAACCTTCAGAAAGTGAAATTGCTCGTGGAACGGCAAAAACATATTCTTCTTGCTGACAAGTCTGAATACGGTTGGAGTACGGTCGAAGAATACAAACAACACGATCTAGCAGCCGATTCGGAGGACGAAAAACGCATCTACAGTGCTGAGAGACGCGCCCGTGCGGTTATGTCATCTCGAAAGAGGAAGAAGTCTTCAGCAATGGCTGCGACCAAAAGATCTTCACCACTCCGCGGGTCGGTTTCGTCTCCAAGTTCCCAATTCCAAACTCAGTCCCACCAGCCAGCCACTGCCACTTCTGGTTTCCTGCCGCGTGGCCCTAACGTTGGCACATGCTTCGCTTGTGGAAAGACCGGCCATTGGCGTTCTTGCTGGCCGCGATGA
- the LOC138060745 gene encoding uncharacterized protein yields MKMIFLIFVWETLTQTQCIVSYFTLEDVQGPDSIWGSRTLLHLECDDESDDTVEDPDYVQPDLHKDSCSSIRTRSQHEQIASRDAIVTEVDQNPISWVVLSFPVMT; encoded by the exons ATGAAAATGATCTTCTTGATATTTGTCTGGGAAACACTGACACAGACACAATGTATAGTTTCATATTTCACATTGGAAGATGTACAG GGTCCAGACAGTATATGGGGATCCAGAACATTGCTTCATTTGGAATGTGATGATGAATCAG ATGACACAGTTGAGGATCCTGATTATGTCCAGCCAGACCTACACAAAGACTCCTGCAGTAGCATAAGAACTCGCTCTCAACATGAACAAATTGCTAGCAGAGATGCGATTGTGACCGAAGTGGACCAAAATCCCATATCCTGGGTGGTGCTAAGTTTCCCTGTAATGACTTAG
- the LOC138013688 gene encoding uncharacterized protein, translated as MAKTKDQPDLVHRFKELWINELMPTFKKDLLTELKTEIGKQMKIVTERFESKIRDLDKKLNSLETSQSFVSSKFDAFTAGLANTKKDIKTINDKVNQLEDSISHFENDLYDNMASLDVTQQYLRRDCLEVTGIPVIPLDNPTRLVVELSSALDIDLNEQEISTAHRLPATKKVKERIIVKFVRRYKRNEIYKQRSKLHGKDTSCLPSVAAELGKSIADRLTKIYINESLTPYRRRLFGKLNAFKNTNKWKYLWTTNGTIHLRQTDSSQTFHFDTMEDFEEFVKPQKDKKV; from the coding sequence ATGGCCAAAACGAAGGACCAGCCAGATTTAGTACATCGTTTTAAAGAGCTCTGGATTAATGAGCTGATGCCAACTTTTAAAAAGGATTTATTGACCGAACTAAAGACCGAAATCGGCAAACAGATGAAGATCGTCACAGAACGATTCGAAAGCAAGATCCGTGACCTGGACAAGAAACTTAACAGCCTCGAAACGTCGCAATCGTTTGTTTCGAGCAAATTTGATGCCTTTACCGCGGGACTAGCGAACACAAAAAAAGATATTAAAACCATTAACGATAAAGTTAACCAGCTAGAAGACAGCATTTCACATTTTGAGAACGACCTGTACGACAACATGGCGTCCCTCGATGTAACACAACAATACTTGAGGCGTGATTGCTTAGAAGTTACTGGAATTCCAGTCATCCCTCTGGACAATCCTACCAGGCTCGTTGTTGAACTGTCCTCTGCTTTGGATATTGACTTAAATGAACAAGAAATTTCGACTGCTCATCGCCTTCCAGCTACCAAGAAGGTGAAAGAGCGAATAATTGTAAAGTTTGTTAGGCGTTACAAACGCAATGAAATTTACAAGCAAAGATCAAAGCTGCATGGGAAGGACACGTCGTGTTTACCATCAGTGGCGGCTGAACTCGGTAAGAGCATTGCTGATAGGCTAACGAAGATTTATATTAACGAATCCCTAACTCCTTACAGAAgaagactttttgggaagcttAACGCATTCAAGAACACAAACAAGTGGAAGTATCTATGGACGACGAATGGTACTATCCATCTACGACAAACGGATTCATCACAAACATTCCACTTCGATACTATGGAAGACTTTGAGGAGTTTGTAAAGCCACAAAAGGACAAGAAGGTTTGA